The DNA sequence CAGGAGAAGCTGGCCGAGGCGCGCGGCGTGAACGCCCGCGAGGGCGTACCCGAGTCCGTGACGCCGACCACATGGCTGGGAGCCAAGTTCGGGGGCTGACAAAAAGGCGGCGCGGCCCGAATCGGGCCGCGCCGAAAACTATTTTACGGACAGGGAGGCCGCGTAGAAGAACTCGTTCAACGGCGAGTCGGACGGGGTGGTCCATTCGCGCTCGACCCGAACCCGCTCGTGGTCACCGGCGAACCGGGTGACGAGCCCCTGGTTCTCCTCGGGATTGAGAGTACAGGTGATGACCGCGATACGCCCGCCGGGCCGGACCCGCTCCAGGGCGTTGTCCAGGATCTCCCGCTGCAACAGGGTCAGGTCCCCGAGATCGGCGGGCCGACGCTTCCATTTGGTGTCCGGGCGGCGCGAAAGCACGCCCAGCCCCGAGCACGGCATATCCAGGAGGATGACGCCGGGCACGCGGGGCGGTTCGGCCTCGGCCGCGTTGGCCTCGAAGGTCTCCACCCCGGGCAGTTCGCGGCACAGCGCGGCCAGGCGGCCCCGATGCGGGTCCGAGGCGAACACGTCGAGCCCCTTTTCCAGCAACACGCGGGTCTTGCCCCCCCGTCCGGCGCAGGCGTCCCAGACCGGGCCGTCCCAGGTCTCCGGCTCCAGGGCTTCCATGGCCTGGCGCGCGGCAAAGGACTGCCGGGCCAGGGGAGGGTCGGGTTCGCCCTCGAAAGCGGTACCCGCGGGCAGGGCGAAACTCATGCCGTCGATATCAAGAAGCTCGGGCCAGCTCGAAATCTCGGTGTACAGGGCGTCCGCCTCGGGGTGGCCGAAGAGGTTGAAGCCGAGCGCCGGGGGTCGAAGCTGAGCCTCCAGATAGTCGATGGCCGTCTTCTCCCCGTATTCGCGCCACCACAGGTCCACCAGCCATTGCGGGCAGGAGTACCAGCGAGACAGAAATTCCGGCAGGGAGGCGTCCTTGCGGAAAAAGTCGGGATCATGGGCGTCGTCGCCCAATTCGGACACCCGCCGAAGCACGGCGTTGAACAATCCGGCCAACCGCGCGCCCGGCTTGGACTTGGAAAACTCCACGGCCCAATCCACCGAGGCGTAGGCCGGGACCTTGTCCAGAAACAGAATTTCGTAGGCGGCCACACCCATGGCCAAACGCATCTTGGGATTGAGCTTCCCGGGATCCTTGAGGAACCTTGAAAGGACGTACTCAAGGCGGCCCTTAAGCCGCAGGTATCCGTAACTCAACTCCGTGGCCAGGCCTTGGTCGCGCGGGTCGTCCACGCCGGAGGACAGGGCCGCATCCAGGGAGGCCTGGATGTCCTGCTTGTTCATGAGACAACGAAACAGGGCTTCGAGCGCCACCCGCCTGGCGGCGGGCAAGGGCTTGGAGGAACGTGCTTGCATATCTGCCCTCTTACGCGCCGAGAACCCTATTTGGCAAGAGGCTCGACCCGACAGCCGCGTGACGAATTTGCGCCTTTCAGCAGCCGACCGTTATTCGAAAAGCTTTTTGGCGGCATTACCCGCGTCTTCGGCGGCCTTGTCCATCTGCTGGCCCGCCTCCTGGGCGGCCTTGTCGATTTTCTTGCCCGCCTTCTCCATGGGGCCTTCCTCGCTGCAGCCCACGGCCATGGCCACAAAGACGAGCAGACAGACCACAACGATAACTTTTTTGAATAATTTCATGGTAATAACATCTCCATTTATCGGTTTTCCAGGCGGCACGACTGGCTGTAATAGGCCATACCGAAGGCCATGTCCGTGACGGACGGACGGATGATGGCGTTGGCACCGTGGCCGTATTTCATCCACCCGCCCCGGCGCATGAGGACGGCCCGGGGGTGCAGGTCGTCAACGGTCCGGACCCGGACCTCCATGGCCCCGAGGTCCGTGACCAGATATACGTCGGATTCCGGGTCCAGGACACCAAAAGCGGGATTGGCCCGCGAAATCCATACCGAGGGCACGCCGCGCTGCTCCGCCTCGGGGATCTGCGAATGCAGAAAATCGCCGTGCACCACGGTCAGGAGTTGCAAGGGGTAATCCGGGTCCCGCCCAGGTTCGGGATGCAGCGCCTCGGGGAAGCGATACAGCCCGTCCAGATGGCCGAAGACCAGATTCTCGAAGGCCACGAAGGGATGGTTGACCCGGGCGAAGCCGTTCTCCCGCAACTCGTCAAAGGACACGCCCGAGCGCTTCAAGCCCTCGAGCAGACAAGTCTCCTCGTCCGGGAAGCGGACGGGCTCGCGCAACCGCGCCCCCAGGTCGGCCAGCACATCGAAATCCGGCCGGGCCAGGCCGCGCGGCGGGACGGCCGGAGCGCAGAGATTGACGTAATTATGGAGACAGGAACCGACCACGTCGCGCTGCTCGAACATGAGCGCAGGCGGCAGGATCACATCCGCGCACAGGGCCGTGTCGTTCAGGAATCCGTCCACCACCACCGTGAAGGGGGCCGTCAGCGCCCCGGCCACGGCCAGGCTGTCCGGGACCTGGTTGACCACGTTGTGCCCGTCGATCCAGACGAATTCCACGGGCGGATCGGCCCGGCGCAATTCCGCGCCCAGGTCTTGCAACAGCAGCCGCCGTGGCGTCTCCCGCTTCGCGCCGCCCTCGATCAGATGGGCCCAGGAACCGAGGTTGCGGCCCGAAGAAATGTTGAAATAGGCCCCCCCGCCGCGCACGCCGATGTTCCCGGAAACCATGGCCACGGCATTGATGAAGCGGACGTTCTCCCCGCCGAAGAGATAGCGCTGCAAGCCCCAGCCCAGGAGGGTGGCCGTATTGCCCCGATCCGCGTACCACTCGTAGACCATCTCCGCGTCTGCGGGCGGGACCTCGCAGGCCGCGCACAACTCCGTAAACCGCAGGCCGTCCACGAGCCCGCGCAGGGCGGGCCAGTTCTTGGTCCGGGTCAGGACCCACGGGTTGAGATCCCCCGCCTCCAGAAAGAGCTTGAGCACGGCGGCGGCCAGGAAACGGTCCGTACCCGGCCGGATGATCACGTTGACGTCGGAGAACTCGGGCGTGCCGTCGCCGCCCGGGGAGATGCTCAGGACCTCGACGCCCTTTTGCCGCGCTTTTTTCAGCAGGGCGAGCTGGTGCACGGAGCAACGGGTCAAATCCCGGCCCCAATTGACCACCCGGTCGCTGTTGAGGATATCCTCGGGGTCGTTGTGATTGAGCGCGCCGAAGTCGCGCAGGCAGGCCTCGATGCCGGTGTCGTCGCACAGGCAGCCGTACACCGAGGACGCGCCCAGGCGCTCGAAAAAGTTGGTGCTGGCCTGACCGAGAATGCCGCGATAGCCGTGGCCGTGAATGTGCAGAATGGTCTCGGGCGCACGCCGGGCCGCGTCGAGCCGGGCCGCGACGAGGTCGAGCGCCGTGTCCCAGTCCGTGGGCTCCAAGCGGTCCCCGCGCCGGACCAACGGTTCGGTGACGCGCTCGTCCGAATCCAGCCGTTGCAGGTAACGGGCCCCCTTCTTGCAACAAAAGCCCTTGGTGAACGGGTGGTTCGGGTTTCCCCGGATAGTCCGCTTTTCGGTATCGACCAGCAGCGAACAGGCGTCGCCGCAATCCATGGTGCATGCCGTAACGGTCTTCATACGCATTCTCCTTGCCCCGGACAGTGGATAATTTGATGCGAGAGGTCAAATCAAAAGAACCGGCCCCGCCCATCGGCTTCCCCTATGGCGGCCGGACGCCGAAATACGCGGCGCACGTTTTGACAATCATGCCCGTTTGGTCTAACCAGATTCGGTTCCACCGACCCGATCATATTTAAGGATATTGGACGCGACATGGCGAAAGTACAAAAAATAAAGGGATTCGCGGATCTTTTCCCGGAAGAGGCCGCCAAGTACACTTTCATGGAGGCCTGCGCCCGCGAGGTCTTCTCGTGCTACGGTTTCGGCGAACTGCGCACGCCCATCCTGGAGAAAACCGAACTGTTCCAGAAGTCCATCGGCGAGGACACCGACGTGGTCGGCAAGGAGATGTTCACCTTCCCGGACCGCAAGGGCCGCTCCCTGACCATGCGCCCCGAGGCCACGGCGGGCGTGGTCCGCGCGTTCATCGAATCCAAGACGCATCAGCCGGGCAACATTTCGAAATTCTTCACCTTCGGCCCCATGTTCCGGTACGAGCGCCCGCAAAAGGGCCGCCAGCGCCAGTTCCATCAGATCAACGCGGAGTGCTTCGGAGCGGACGAGCCCCAGGCCGACGCCGAGTTGATCCTCATGCTGACCACGTTCCTGCGCCGCATCGGCCTCAAGGCCCTGACCGTGGAGCTCAACTCCCTAGGCTGCCACGAATGCCGTCCGGCCTACAAGCAGGCCCTGGTGGACTACTACCACTCCAAGGACAAGGCGAACTTCTGCGAGGACTGTCGGCGGCGCATGGAGACCAACCCCCTGCGCGTGCTCGACTGCAAGGTGCCCTCCTGCAAGGAACTGGTCCAGGACGCCCCGCTGATCACCGATCACCTCTGCCCGGACTGCGAGGCCCACTTCGCGGACGTGCGCGCCGTACTCGACGGGGCGGGCGTGGCCTATACCCTGAATCCCCGCCTGGTGCGCGGCCTGGACTACTACGTGCGCACCTGCTTTGAAGTGACCAGCCTCGACATCGGGTCCCAGACCTCGGTGGCGGGCGGCGGCCGGTACGACGGCCTGATCAAGAGCCTGGACGGCCCGGACTGCCCGGGCACCGGCTTCGCCTGCGGCATGGAGCGCCTCGCCCTGCTGCTCGACGACGTCGCGCCCAAGGCCCCGGACTTCTACCTGGCCGTGGTGGACCAGAGCGCGGCCAACGAAGCCATGCTCTTTGCCCAGGCCCTGCGCGACAAAGGCCTGAACGGCGAGGTCAGCTTCGCGGGCGGCTCCATGAAATCCCGCATGCGCGCAGCCAACAAATCCGGCGCCCAAACCTGCCTGATCCTGGGCGGAAGCGAATTGGCCGACAAGACCGTCACGGTCAAGGACATGGCCGGGGACAAGGAACAGGAAACCGTGGACCGGGCCCTGTACCTGGCGAATTTGTAGGGAAAGAGACTGCCGCTGCACGGCGGGGTCGAGCGGCTTCGCCGCAGGGTACTGTACTCGAGCCTTCATGGTGTGGATACTGCCCGCCGAAGGCGCGACAAAAAGTTTTGGAAGATTCTCAAGAAACCTTTTTCAAAAGGTGTCTTGAGCCGCCGGAGGCAAGCCCCCGCAGGGGGAGCCGGAGGCATAAATACGAGATACCGGAGACACAATGTCCGAACAAGAGAGAGATTACGACGAGTTCCGCGTCATAGAGGACCTGGCGGGCTGGCGGCGCACGCACCACAACAACGAACTGACGGCCGCCGACATGGACGCGGAAGTCTGTCTCATGGGCTGGGTCCAGTTCCGCCGCGACCACGGCGGGCTGATCTTCCTGGACTTGCGCGATCGCGAAGGGCTGACCCAGGTGGTCTTCAACCCCGCGGACAACGCCGAGGTGCATGAACGCGCCCACGCCATCCGCCCCGAGTACGTGGTGGCGGTCAAGGGCAAGGTCCGCCCCCGTCCCGAGGGCATGGCCAATCCGAGCATGGTCACCGGCGAGATCGAGATCGAAGTCTCGGACTACAAGTTGCTGAACACCTCGGAAACCCCGCCCTTCCCCATCGAAGACCGCGTGGAGGTCTCCGAGAACCTGCGTCTCAAGTACCGCTTTCTGGATCTCAGACGCCCCTCCCTGGCCCGCAATTTCATCCTGCGCAACAAGGCCGCCCAGTCGGTGCGCCGCTACCTGGACGGGCTCGGCTTCCTGGAGGTGGAAACTCCGGTGCTGACCAAGTCCACCCCCGAGGGCGCGCGCGACTTCCTGGTGCCCTCCCGGGTCAACCAGGGCGAGTTCTACGCCCTGCCCCAGTCCCCGCAACTGTTCAAGCAGATGCTCATGGTCTCGGGCATGGACCGCTATTTCCAGATCGTCAAATGCTTCCGCGACGAGGACCTGCGCGCCGACCGCCAGCCCGAATTCACCCAGATCGACATCGAAATGTCGTTCGTGGACGAGGCGCTCATCCAGGAGATGGCCGAGGGCATGGTCCGGACCCTGTTCAAGGAGACCATCGGCGTTGACCTGCCCGATCCGTTCCCGCGCATGACCTTCGCCGACGCCATGCGCGATTACGGCGTGGACAAGCCGGACCTGCGCTTCGAGCTCAAGCACATCGACATCACCGATGTGTTCAAGAACTCCGGGTTCAAGGTCTTTGCCTCCTCCGAGCTGGTCAAGGTCATGGTCGTGCCCGGCGGAGCCGAGCTGTCCCGCAAGGAGATCGACGAGTACACCAAGTTCGTCGAGATCTACGGCTCCAAGGGCTTGGCCTGGATCAAGGTCAAGGAGGACGGCGAGTGGCAGTCCCCCATCGTCAAATTCTTCTCCGAGGACGAGATCGCCACCCTGCGCGAGCGCTCCGGCTGCAAGCCCGGTGACATCCTGTTCTTCCAGGCCGGTCCGGCGGACATCGCCAACGCCGCTCTGGGCAACCTGCGCTGCGAACTGGGCAAGCGGTTCGGCCTGATCAAGGAAGGCGAATTCAAGCCCGTCTGGATCACGGACTTCCCGCTGCTCGAATGGGACCCGGACGAAAAGCGGTTCGTGGCCCGGCACCACCCCTTCACCTCGGCCCGGCCCGAGCAGATGCAGGTTCTCAAGGACGATCCGGGCCAGGCCATCGCCCGGGCCTACGACATCGTCATGAACGGCTATGAAGTGGGCGGCGGCTCCATCCGCATCCACACCGAGGACCAGCAGAAGGCCATGTTCGCCGCCCTGGGCATCCAGGAGGACGAGGCTAGAGAGAAGTTCGGATTTCTCATGGACGCCCTCAAGTTCGGCGCGCCGCCCCACGGCGGCATCGCCTTCGGCCTGGACCGGCTGATCATGATCCTGACCGGCTCCAAGTCCATCCGCGACGTCATCGCCTTCCCCAAGACCCAGAAGGCCACCTGCCTCATGACCGAGGCCCCGTCCGAGGTCCCCAGCAAGCAGCTGCGCGAATTGGGCATCCGGTTGCGCGAAAAGAAAAAAGAAGAATAGCAAGCCGGGCGGGAGGGAAGTGGGCAAGCCGCTGCCCTCCCGTCCTCTTCACGGCGTTCCCCGCCTTTTCGCGGGCAGAGCGGGCCATGGGAACGCCTACCGAATCCGGCTGGTTTCATTTTGGAACTGGCCTTTTGAATTTCCGTACTTATTGGGATATTAGATATTGTCACTCACGCCGCAAACGGACCCGACGTTCCCCTCCTCCCTCCCCGCGGCGCGACGAAATATTCAGGAAAACGAGGGGATACGGGTCCGCAGGAGGCAACCGCTATGAAATTGCAGATATGTACCTGGCCCGATGAGGTCCTGGAGGCCAAGGCCGAACCCGTGGCCGAGATCACGCCGGAGCTGAACGAACTCATCGACGACATGGTCCAGACCATGTACGAATCCGACGGCGTTGGACTGGCCGCGCCCCAGGTCAACCGGTCCATCCGGCTGATCTGCGTGGACCAGACCGGCCCCAAGGAACGCGGCGAGCTGCGCGTGCTGATCAACCCGGAAATCGTGGAATGCGACGGCGAGGTGGAGTCCGAAGAGGGCTGCCTGAGCTGCCCGGAGCTGAACGTCAAGGTCACGCGTAAGGAGCGGGTCAAGGTCAAGGCCATGGACCGCGAAGGCAAGGACGTCTGCGTGGAGACGGACGGCCTCCTGGCCATCATCCTGCAACACGAAATTGACCACCTGGACGGCGTGACCCTGGCCGACCGCACGGGGCGCTTAAAAAAAGCCATGTACCGCAAGAAGGCCCTTCGATGGAAGTAACCGCCAACGGGGCGAACTCGCCCGAATCCTGGGGCGCGGTGGATCTCAAACCCCTGCGCGTGGTCTTCATGGGCACCCCGGATTTCGCGGCCGAGGCCCTCGAAATCCTGCTCA is a window from the Desulfovibrio sp. Huiquan2017 genome containing:
- a CDS encoding transcription antitermination factor NusB; this translates as MQARSSKPLPAARRVALEALFRCLMNKQDIQASLDAALSSGVDDPRDQGLATELSYGYLRLKGRLEYVLSRFLKDPGKLNPKMRLAMGVAAYEILFLDKVPAYASVDWAVEFSKSKPGARLAGLFNAVLRRVSELGDDAHDPDFFRKDASLPEFLSRWYSCPQWLVDLWWREYGEKTAIDYLEAQLRPPALGFNLFGHPEADALYTEISSWPELLDIDGMSFALPAGTAFEGEPDPPLARQSFAARQAMEALEPETWDGPVWDACAGRGGKTRVLLEKGLDVFASDPHRGRLAALCRELPGVETFEANAAEAEPPRVPGVILLDMPCSGLGVLSRRPDTKWKRRPADLGDLTLLQREILDNALERVRPGGRIAVITCTLNPEENQGLVTRFAGDHERVRVEREWTTPSDSPLNEFFYAASLSVK
- a CDS encoding molybdopterin-dependent oxidoreductase, with translation MKTVTACTMDCGDACSLLVDTEKRTIRGNPNHPFTKGFCCKKGARYLQRLDSDERVTEPLVRRGDRLEPTDWDTALDLVAARLDAARRAPETILHIHGHGYRGILGQASTNFFERLGASSVYGCLCDDTGIEACLRDFGALNHNDPEDILNSDRVVNWGRDLTRCSVHQLALLKKARQKGVEVLSISPGGDGTPEFSDVNVIIRPGTDRFLAAAVLKLFLEAGDLNPWVLTRTKNWPALRGLVDGLRFTELCAACEVPPADAEMVYEWYADRGNTATLLGWGLQRYLFGGENVRFINAVAMVSGNIGVRGGGAYFNISSGRNLGSWAHLIEGGAKRETPRRLLLQDLGAELRRADPPVEFVWIDGHNVVNQVPDSLAVAGALTAPFTVVVDGFLNDTALCADVILPPALMFEQRDVVGSCLHNYVNLCAPAVPPRGLARPDFDVLADLGARLREPVRFPDEETCLLEGLKRSGVSFDELRENGFARVNHPFVAFENLVFGHLDGLYRFPEALHPEPGRDPDYPLQLLTVVHGDFLHSQIPEAEQRGVPSVWISRANPAFGVLDPESDVYLVTDLGAMEVRVRTVDDLHPRAVLMRRGGWMKYGHGANAIIRPSVTDMAFGMAYYSQSCRLENR
- the hisS gene encoding histidine--tRNA ligase; amino-acid sequence: MAKVQKIKGFADLFPEEAAKYTFMEACAREVFSCYGFGELRTPILEKTELFQKSIGEDTDVVGKEMFTFPDRKGRSLTMRPEATAGVVRAFIESKTHQPGNISKFFTFGPMFRYERPQKGRQRQFHQINAECFGADEPQADAELILMLTTFLRRIGLKALTVELNSLGCHECRPAYKQALVDYYHSKDKANFCEDCRRRMETNPLRVLDCKVPSCKELVQDAPLITDHLCPDCEAHFADVRAVLDGAGVAYTLNPRLVRGLDYYVRTCFEVTSLDIGSQTSVAGGGRYDGLIKSLDGPDCPGTGFACGMERLALLLDDVAPKAPDFYLAVVDQSAANEAMLFAQALRDKGLNGEVSFAGGSMKSRMRAANKSGAQTCLILGGSELADKTVTVKDMAGDKEQETVDRALYLANL
- the aspS gene encoding aspartate--tRNA ligase, which gives rise to MSEQERDYDEFRVIEDLAGWRRTHHNNELTAADMDAEVCLMGWVQFRRDHGGLIFLDLRDREGLTQVVFNPADNAEVHERAHAIRPEYVVAVKGKVRPRPEGMANPSMVTGEIEIEVSDYKLLNTSETPPFPIEDRVEVSENLRLKYRFLDLRRPSLARNFILRNKAAQSVRRYLDGLGFLEVETPVLTKSTPEGARDFLVPSRVNQGEFYALPQSPQLFKQMLMVSGMDRYFQIVKCFRDEDLRADRQPEFTQIDIEMSFVDEALIQEMAEGMVRTLFKETIGVDLPDPFPRMTFADAMRDYGVDKPDLRFELKHIDITDVFKNSGFKVFASSELVKVMVVPGGAELSRKEIDEYTKFVEIYGSKGLAWIKVKEDGEWQSPIVKFFSEDEIATLRERSGCKPGDILFFQAGPADIANAALGNLRCELGKRFGLIKEGEFKPVWITDFPLLEWDPDEKRFVARHHPFTSARPEQMQVLKDDPGQAIARAYDIVMNGYEVGGGSIRIHTEDQQKAMFAALGIQEDEAREKFGFLMDALKFGAPPHGGIAFGLDRLIMILTGSKSIRDVIAFPKTQKATCLMTEAPSEVPSKQLRELGIRLREKKKEE
- the def gene encoding peptide deformylase; translation: MKLQICTWPDEVLEAKAEPVAEITPELNELIDDMVQTMYESDGVGLAAPQVNRSIRLICVDQTGPKERGELRVLINPEIVECDGEVESEEGCLSCPELNVKVTRKERVKVKAMDREGKDVCVETDGLLAIILQHEIDHLDGVTLADRTGRLKKAMYRKKALRWK